Genomic segment of Aliarcobacter trophiarum LMG 25534:
TAAATATATAAAAGAGAGTATTCCTCTTTTATATCCTTTCAAAATTTTAAACATAAATTAATGTTTTTTTAAGTATAATCCAAAACTTTTTCACTATGAAAAATGCAAATTTTTATGAAAGGATTTCTTTATGCCAAAGATGAAAAGCGTTAAAGGTGCTGTTAAAAGATTTAAAGTAAAGAAAAATGGAACTATCAAAAGAGGTTCTGCTTTTAGAAGCCACATTTTAACTAAAAAAACTCAAAAAAGAAAAAGAAATTTGAGAGGACCACAAACTGTACATAGTACAAATGTTTCTGGAATTCTTTCAACTTTATGTTTAGCGTAATTACTAAAAGATAGTAATTTTTGTCCCTCCATAATTATATATGGATAAGTTCGGATAAATCCGACACCTTATTAAAAATAACGGTAAAGAAAGGAAAAATATGCCAAGAGTAAAAACTGGTGTTGTAAGAAGAAGAAGACACAAGAAAGTATTAAAATTAGCTAGAGGATTCTTTGGTGGAAGAAGAAAACACTTTAGAAAAGCTAAAGAACAGTTAGAAAGAAGTCTTGTTTACTCATATAGAGATAGAAGACAGAAAAAAAGAGATATTAGAAAGCTATGGATTATCAGAATCAATGCAGCTTGTAGATTAAATGATATTAACTACTCAAGATTTATAAATGGTCTTAGATTAACAGGTATTGAACTAGATAGAAAAATACTTGCTGATTTAGCTATGAATGATTCTGCTGCATTTGCATCTTTAGTAGTTTCTGCTAAAGCAGCACTTAAATAATAAATTTGCATACAAATAAAAAAGGGAAGGGTTTTAAACCTTCCCTTTTTTTATATCAATAATAAATAAGCCCTTTTATTCCAAAGGCTCATTTACATCAATTTTACACTCTTGATTTTTACATACTATAACTGCATCAAAGTAAAAAATCTCACTTACATCAATACCATCTTTTTTGAGTTTCATCCAAGCTTCAAGAGATCTTGAACCTGCACTACAATAAAAAACTATACTTTTGTTTTTCGGTAATTTATCAAATAACTCTTTTGAATTTAGCTTCTCAGCTTCAATATTGATAGCACCTTTAATATGCCCTTTTGCAAAATCTTTTGATGGTAATACATTTACTATTTGAATATTTGATGGAACTTTATCTTTAAGCACTAATTCTTTTAGCCATTCTCCATCAATAGTTCCTTCATCACTTCCTAATTTTAGTCCATTTTTACTAAATTCTGCTTTCTTCTCTTTTTCTTTATCTTCTACTTTTTTACTAGCAAAAGTAGTAGATAGTCCTGCTTTTTTCCACTCAGGAACACCGCCTGCATAAACAACTACATTTTTATAACCTAGAGCATAAAGTTTTGATGCAATAATATGAGATTTTTCACACTCATATCCAGCACAAAAAGTTACTATTTTTTCATTTTTATCAATAGGGAATCTTCCTACTAATTTTTCAAAATTTGTATCAGGAACAGATATACTTCCTACTATAGTCTCTTGTAAAAATTTTGCATAAGGTCTCGCATCTACAAATAAAGCACTATTATTTTCAAAATATACTTTTGCAACAATAGTATCTATTTCAAGATAAGATTTTTTTGACCATTGTGGTTCACCTGCACTATAAACTTTTACATTCTTATGTCCCTTTTTCATTAATAAATCAGCAACTATAGGGCTTTTCGCACAAGCAAATCCCCCACAAAAAACAATTAACTCTTTATTTTTATCAATACCCTTTAATTGTTTATAATCCTCGTCAAAATTTGTATCATTTATGTTTAAACTTGATGGAATAGTACCTCTTTGATATTTTGCTTGAGGTCTTGCATCTATTAAGATAGATTCAACAGAACCTCTATTCCCAACTCCAATAACTTTTTTAACATAATCAAAGTCAACTTCTTGTAACTTATACTTTTTTATAAGCTCTTTTACTTCTGATGTAGGTTCTTTTAGAACATCTGTCTCTTGTGCATTTACAGATAGAAACAGAAAACAAATAGATAAAACTGCGAATATTTTTTTCATTTTAATAACCTCTTTTTTTAATTTTAAACTTATTTCCTTAAGCTTTACCGCTTAACATTCCGTGCATTGTCATTGGCTTCAATAAATAAACTTTCATTAACCACCAGATCCATCTTTCTTGTACTGGATCAAGTGGAAATGATGGTGTTGGTTTCGATGTCCAATCAAACTCTGCTAACATTACTTTTCCAATATCTGTTATTAGAGGACAAACTGTATAACCACCAAATTTCTCTTTAGGTTCTTTCCCTTCCATAACTGAAATTAAGTTATCTACCAAAATTTTATACTGTTTTCTTATTGTTCCACCAGTTTTTCCCATTGGAATAGCTGCAATATCACCTAATGCAAATATATTACTATATTTTACATGTTGCATAGTCTCTTTATTTACAGGAATCCAACCCTTGTCTGAACCAATTTCAGATTT
This window contains:
- the rpmI gene encoding 50S ribosomal protein L35, giving the protein MPKMKSVKGAVKRFKVKKNGTIKRGSAFRSHILTKKTQKRKRNLRGPQTVHSTNVSGILSTLCLA
- the rplT gene encoding 50S ribosomal protein L20, whose translation is MPRVKTGVVRRRRHKKVLKLARGFFGGRRKHFRKAKEQLERSLVYSYRDRRQKKRDIRKLWIIRINAACRLNDINYSRFINGLRLTGIELDRKILADLAMNDSAAFASLVVSAKAALK
- a CDS encoding rhodanese-like domain-containing protein, whose amino-acid sequence is MKKIFAVLSICFLFLSVNAQETDVLKEPTSEVKELIKKYKLQEVDFDYVKKVIGVGNRGSVESILIDARPQAKYQRGTIPSSLNINDTNFDEDYKQLKGIDKNKELIVFCGGFACAKSPIVADLLMKKGHKNVKVYSAGEPQWSKKSYLEIDTIVAKVYFENNSALFVDARPYAKFLQETIVGSISVPDTNFEKLVGRFPIDKNEKIVTFCAGYECEKSHIIASKLYALGYKNVVVYAGGVPEWKKAGLSTTFASKKVEDKEKEKKAEFSKNGLKLGSDEGTIDGEWLKELVLKDKVPSNIQIVNVLPSKDFAKGHIKGAINIEAEKLNSKELFDKLPKNKSIVFYCSAGSRSLEAWMKLKKDGIDVSEIFYFDAVIVCKNQECKIDVNEPLE